The genomic window CACAAACATCGGCAACACCTACAACCCAAATACAGGTACTGcttacacatcaatacacatgaacacacatgtCCAAGTGGGCCAGCGGCGGAGTCCAAGATCACTAAACATGCTGCTCCAATGTCCATGGGCTTGTTCGACATTGCAGTCGACAGTGCAGGCGGCTGCCGACTGACAGTTGACAAATCaacttgcatcataaataactaggctattttatttgtagatcagtcagtcacaatttaacAATAATACATTATGTTGTTGACGCTCTCGTACAAGGCCCATGAGAAACTGACAGTGTTGCtgatctctccctccttccctctgatGCAGGTATCTTCACAGCACCCGTGAGGGGAGTCTATTACTTCAGATTCTCTATGGTTTCTTATGAAAACGAATTGCTTGGGGGTCTAAACATGTACAGGAATGGCCAGAGAATATTGCATAACGGTCAGTATTACAATGCTGGGAATGAGTATGTGTGCAATGGAGTGACTCTGCATCTGCAAAAGGGTGATACCGTCCATATGCGCCTTCCCAAAGGCTGGGCAGTGTATGACGATGATTCTAACCACAGCACCTTCAGTGGCTTCCTTCTCTTCCCTATGTGAGGGGAACGCCAAGAAAGCTGTAGTTTAGTGGTGGGAATAATCTATTGGTATAAAGCCTCCTATAGGGCTCAATGTTATTTTtgacataggcctatatatgggTAAACGTAAATAAAAATTCCAATGGACTGCCAAACGTTGGGTTCCCAATAAATAACTGTGAGAAATATATAGTGTGCGACTTTCtttattgttatttttcaatATGATTAACAATGCATCTGCTGAAAAGCAACACTGAGTTTATTCACCATTCTAAATAATTTGAGTCACTGTTACCTCAGTACTGTCAGTTATCTAACTGTAGGATCTTCATTTTTTCCAGCCTTGAAAGAATAGTTCACCACAAAATCAGCAATAGAAAGTTGCAGAACTAAATCCTGAAATGaataaggcaacatccacatCTGTTTTTGGATAAATCTGCTGAACTCTCATAATGCATATCACGGGTGGTCCACACAACAGATGGGATATGAATTTAGGCTATAAACGTGACTTCAAACAACTTTTCAGGTTTGAATATGTCTGACAAACTGCTTAGATATCTCTTCAAAGAGCCGTATCAAAGGCTGTGTCCTCGGAATAGGCTACTCATGGTGCTAAGAACTGTTCATACACATCCAATCTTTTTCAGCCACCTGTGGCAGAACTCTAAATAATAAAACACTAGATCCGGAGGGTGGTAGATTAGAATGGTTCATCTGAAACACTTGTCACACTTGCAGTAGGCCTACGCATAGTATTGTGCCTAAAGACAACACTCGCTCTATGCGTAATTCTGTGCGTAATTTGGGGAGACACCATGACACGCAGCTCGGACAGCGTTGTCGTGTGAAGCCGCGCTTCCCAAGAGCCGTGCGCGCGGGACAGCATGCAGTAAACGTACACCGCCCAGAAGTGCTGCGCGAGCTCTAGGAACAGCTCGTTGTACTTCTGCTGCTGCGAAGCGCGCAGGTATGTCATGAAGTCCCACAGCGCGCCCCGGCTGTCCGCCAGATGCAGCCGCCGTGTCTGGATCACGGCGAGGGAAGACGAGTCCCAGCAGCCAGAGTCGATCTCGTCCAGGTTACCGGGAGCCCTGAAGCCGCCGAGACCCACACCGAGCCCCACTCCCCCGGCCCCGTCGGTCCCGATCAAAAGGTTGGGCATGGTGTTGGAGGAGGCGGTGGAGAGAGTCGGGAGCATACACAGGCACTGGAGACGACTCCGGGCCACGGAGAGAGATCATTATCCAACTGGTGCGATAGGAGAGAGAGCCCTGAGTGGCCAAGAGATGGGAATGCAGAGACAAATAGCCTAAGATAAAAAAAAGTCTAAAGTAAAATATAGGCTACCTGCCTAATGTGACAGATCAGATGGCCATCATACACACATTTAGAAACAGAAAATGTGAGTAGTGAAATCAGAGGTGTGCGTAATTGTCTCCCTCTCAAAGAAAAACTTCCAAAACCTCTATAGGCTATAAACAAAATATAGGCTACTTACTTTTTATGTTCCTATAAGCTGTTTCAGTTTTTAAAACCCCCACCCAACGTGAGTGCGTATCCAGTGTTGTTCACTGTGTGGACATATTGACTGACTCACATGGCCACTCCATGGTGGAGCTCTTTATAGCCAAACATCGCGCGCACCTCAAACCCTGTCATAGCCTACATGCAAGGAGCGCACGAGTTGACAGATTACCAAGGATAGCCTATGAACAAACAtgatgtctgactgactgactgactgactgaatggattAATTAATGAATTCGGGGTAGGCTATGCTATAACATTATAAACAAATACGGCCTAACCTAAAATGACTTAGCCTATACTAGTGGTGTTTTTGAAAGGTTATTTATCTTAAAAGTGATGTAACCTAATGATTGTTCAAAACACTGTGATTTCTTTGTAgactaggcctactggtaaaTTCCCACAACATAGCCTACTATTTTGGGTGCATAGTTTagctggggaggagagggaggcggGACTAGCTACCTTGAGTGACGCTGACATAATCGAATCACCGCCCAGTTTGCTGTTTCCTGTTTCACCAAACAACCTATGCAAACAACACATGTGAACGGCTAATCTGACGTCTTCACACAGGCAAAAATGCCACAAATGGTCAACTGTAACTTCTAAATATTCACTCAAAATGGTTTGGATCAGTAGGATTTGTTACCGGAAGGTCAGTAACCCACTGCTACAAATACAGTTGCATTATAGTTCGCTAACAAGCTAGCTATACCAAAGATATTTAGAATTAACCCCTCCTGTCTGTCGCTCTACTACCCAGGTAgcgatgctagctagctagcttagtttGCTAGTCGTAGGTGGTCTCAGAGTTGCCCTTCAGTCTGTTTCGTAGacagagctagctagttggttGTGCTGTCCTGTCAGTTTTACATGGTCGTTTCTACAATGAACTTGCTAGCTATGGAAATAGTTTCGCTGTGTAGCCTACTGTCCACGTCATTGTAGAAGACGGTACAAGATATTGATTGCTGTAGATACTTCAGTTGTGTACAATGATGTCATCAttactctctctttcctccagtaTGGTAACTTCGTGGACAACCTGCGTTTGTATGTGCGAGGGGGCAGTGGGGGGATGGGGCTGCCCCGTCTGGGGGGTCAGGGGGGGAAAGGGGGAGACGTGTGGGTGGTGGCTCAGAAGGAGATTACTCTGAAAAGGGTCAAGGATAAGTACCCCCAGAAACGCTTCATCGCTGGAGTAGGAACCAACAGCAGGTCGGTCGATCACTTACATATGTAGATGGCACACATTGGATAACGCATGAAAACATTTTACAACTATTATTTACAATATCCTTTTTGGAAGCATCATGACATGAACTACCAGCAATCTAATCCAAAtctcaacgtgtgtgtgtgtgtgtgtgtgtgtgtgtgtgtgtgtgtgtgtgtgtgtgtgtgtgtgtgtgtgtgtgtgtagtgtccgTGCTCTGAGGGGGCAGAAAGGAGAGGACCAAGAAGTCTTTGCTCCTCCTGGCATTACTGTCACCAATGATGATGGAAAAGTCCTCGGTAAGTCTTTACACACGATACACCTCCTTCACTGACACAAGGCGCAGGGTTCTGGTTGAAGATGAGGTTGATGTCTGCACTCAGGATGAGAGTGTTGGGTGTAAATTAAACTGACCATAGTTCATCAATCCCCTCCATAGGTGAGCTCAACACTGAGGGAGATCGTGTGCTGGTGGCCAGAGGAGGTCAAGGAGGCTCCTACCACTCAGAGTTCCTGCCCAGTAAGGGCCAGACCAGACAGATACGACTGGACCTCAAACTCATCGCTGACCTCGGCCtggtggggtgagacaggggacacacacacatacacaatcatacAGGAACACATAGACTTAATGATTTCCCCCTCCATCACTACCAGGTTCCCCAATGCAGGAAAGTCCTCTCTACTGACCGCCCTATCACACGCCAAACCCCAGATTGCCAGCTATGCCTGTGAGTATTGagtacacatttacacacacatccCGTTTAAGTGTATGCTCCATATATTACCCCGTTTTGTAAAATGTTTGAATGGAGGATGACAACATGATGTTTGTGAGTTAtttatgaaatgtaaatgtttgtgttGTCATTCTGCAGTCACCACCCTGAGACCAGAGATTGGCAAAGTCATGTATGAAGACCATAAACAGGTAAGAGAAGCAGATGAGGAGGTCACTTCCTCCCTTTTGTGTTACTCAATGTTTTCCTTCACCTGATTGGTCCATTCTCAAGATTGTCTTTCTTCTGGTTTGTCCATACTCAgtgttctctctcctctgatTGGTTCATTCTCGGAGTTACCTCCTCTGATTGATCCATTCTGTGTTCTGTCCTCTGATTGGTCCattctctgtgttctctcctcGGATTGGTGTAGATCTCAGTGGCAGACCTCCCAGGGCTGATAGAGGGGGCCCACATGAATAGAGGCATGGGACACCAGTTCCTCAAACACGTGGAGAGGACCAGACAGCTGATCTTTGTGGTTCGACCTAAACATAAACACAATTTATGGTCAAAAGTTTCAAGGAGATTTGTGGTGAGAATGCCTCTAATTGTATTGAAACTGTAATACTGATgaagtctctcttctctctctggtcATAGGTGGACGTTTGTGGTTTCCAGCTGGCAAGCAAAACACCCTTTAGGTCCGCTTTTGAGGCCGTTCAACTTTTAACTAAAGTGAGGCTAGCAGGACACATCTACACAGAAACCACccactttccctccctcccagcaCCAGTATCACAatatgttctctctccctctctcatcatccctctctctctcgctctctccttatCCCACTCTCTGCCCCCCCGTCCCCTCCTCTCTCGACCCCTCCTATAGGAGTTGGAGCTGTATAAGGAGGATCTCCCGTGTAAGCCTGCTGTGTTGGTGGTCAATAAGATGGACCTGCCTGATGCAGAGGACAAACTCACAGAGCTGCAGGAGCAACTCCTAAACCCACACGGTAATctaatgatatacagtaccagtcaaaggtttggacacacctactcattccaggttttttattttattttatttttttactattttctacattgtagaataatagtgaagacatcaaaactatgaaataacacatatggaatcatgtagtaaccaaaaaagtgttaaacaaatcaaaatatatag from Coregonus clupeaformis isolate EN_2021a chromosome 17, ASM2061545v1, whole genome shotgun sequence includes these protein-coding regions:
- the LOC121543221 gene encoding GTP-binding protein 10; protein product: MVWISRICYRKYGNFVDNLRLYVRGGSGGMGLPRLGGQGGKGGDVWVVAQKEITLKRVKDKYPQKRFIAGVGTNSSVRALRGQKGEDQEVFAPPGITVTNDDGKVLGELNTEGDRVLVARGGQGGSYHSEFLPSKGQTRQIRLDLKLIADLGLVGFPNAGKSSLLTALSHAKPQIASYAFTTLRPEIGKVMYEDHKQISVADLPGLIEGAHMNRGMGHQFLKHVERTRQLIFVVDVCGFQLASKTPFRSAFEAVQLLTKELELYKEDLPCKPAVLVVNKMDLPDAEDKLTELQEQLLNPHEFSHLLPEDMVPKNNMVFRHVVPISAATGFGIAHLKTFIRQSLDEDASMATESLHRDRLQALRGAVPAKNSLTWGPTPSV